A window of the Lactuca sativa cultivar Salinas chromosome 7, Lsat_Salinas_v11, whole genome shotgun sequence genome harbors these coding sequences:
- the LOC111879530 gene encoding uncharacterized protein LOC111879530 gives MGDEIIHNNLQNDQEAEAEAEAEVETLSLTDFPVTQDLGVSSFKDQRNPPSLATEEFFEFFREGLSDYSDKNMMSHAEDIIFCGKLIPIDEQRNPKNSPQQKEKSHRRKKQEQPPGCRRSESLSAVKSTTVSPPVRNSRSLDYKKLHRNSSMSSEPAPEILREGSGKKPSSSRWYVLLFGLVKVPPPEMDLRDMKSRQIRRTPSKPLFPSSESCDALPVSQSDDSRRCSGRVLGFLSCKSSASTAATTPLRYMPKV, from the coding sequence ATGGGTGACGAAATTATCCATAACAATCTTCAAAATGATCAAGAAGCAGAAGCCGAAGCCGAAGCCGAAGTGGAAACACTTTCCCTCACCGATTTCCCAGTAACACAAGATCTTGGGGTCTCCAGCTTTAAAGATCAACGGAATCCACCATCATTAGCAACAGAAGAATTTTTTGAGTTTTTCCGGGAAGGGTTGAGTGATTACTCCGACAAAAACATGATGTCTCATGCAGAAGACATCATATTCTGCGGCAAACTTATTCCCATAGACGAACAACGCAACCCCAAAAATTCACCGCAGCAAAAAGAGAAATCTCACCGGAGAAAGAAACAAGAACAACCTCCAGGTTGCCGGCGGTCGGAGTCACTGTCAGCGGTCAAAAGCACCACCGTGAGTCCACCCGTTAGAAACAGCCGGTCATTGGATTACAAGAAGTTGCATAGGAACTCAAGTATGAGTTCTGAACCGGCGCCGGAGATTCTTCGTGAGGGTTCGGGAAagaaaccttcttcttcacggtggtACGTTCTTTTGTTTGGCTTAGTGAAGGTGCCGCCGCCGGAGATGGATCTTCGGGACATGAAGAGCCGGCAGATTCGCCGGACTCCTTCGAAGCCACTGTTTCCTTCTTCGGAATCCTGTGATGCACTTCCGGTTAGCCAAAGTGATGATTCCCGGAGATGTTCGGGGAGAGTACTCGGGTTTCTGAGTTGCAAATCATCTGCGAGTACGGCGGCAACGACGCCGTTACGTTACATGCCCAAAGTTTAA